In Bacteroidia bacterium, a genomic segment contains:
- a CDS encoding DUF5009 domain-containing protein has product MITTETPIGKRLLSLDLFRGATMFLLLGESAEVYRALTDAAGDSGFFHLVMQQFDHHPWNGLRFWDLIQPFFMFIVGVAMPLSLNKRLEKGESWNSVFRHILFRCGMLFLFGTGLHCVYSGKLVWELWNVLTQLSFTVLVTFLLLRHTWKLQLGVSLGLLLLAEILYRVYDPAAPFVKDANFGSWSDMLLMGKINNGGGWVTVNCISTAAHTIWGAMAGNFLLSAASQKEKIKTLLIFGGIGLFVGYSLDWLSITPIVKRIATTSFVFASGGWALLTLTAMFWLVDVKGYQKSVFFFAVVGMNSIFIYIFANIGAHWVDHLVHIFNDGVLGGIGFSPLFYNITNALLVWGIFWYLTYFLHKHKIYFRI; this is encoded by the coding sequence ATGATTACGACCGAAACCCCCATTGGCAAGCGACTATTGTCGCTCGACCTGTTTCGCGGAGCGACGATGTTTTTGCTCCTTGGAGAATCCGCAGAAGTGTACCGCGCGTTGACCGACGCTGCCGGCGACAGCGGCTTTTTTCACCTGGTCATGCAGCAGTTTGACCATCACCCGTGGAACGGGCTGAGATTCTGGGATCTGATCCAACCATTTTTTATGTTTATCGTCGGGGTCGCCATGCCCCTCTCCCTCAATAAACGACTGGAAAAAGGTGAGTCGTGGAACAGCGTTTTCAGACATATTCTCTTCCGGTGCGGGATGTTGTTTTTGTTTGGGACAGGTCTCCACTGTGTATATAGTGGAAAACTTGTATGGGAGCTTTGGAATGTACTTACCCAGTTGTCATTCACCGTGCTGGTTACCTTTCTGCTATTACGTCATACCTGGAAATTGCAGTTGGGGGTATCATTAGGACTTTTGCTTCTGGCCGAAATTCTTTACCGCGTGTATGATCCGGCAGCCCCCTTTGTAAAAGACGCAAACTTTGGCTCCTGGTCAGATATGTTGCTGATGGGAAAAATCAATAACGGCGGCGGATGGGTTACGGTAAACTGCATTTCTACTGCCGCACATACCATCTGGGGCGCAATGGCAGGAAACTTCCTGCTGTCAGCAGCTTCTCAAAAAGAAAAAATCAAAACATTACTCATTTTCGGAGGCATCGGGCTGTTTGTCGGCTACAGCCTCGACTGGCTGAGCATTACCCCAATTGTCAAACGTATCGCAACTACCTCGTTTGTGTTTGCTTCGGGTGGGTGGGCCTTGCTCACGCTTACAGCTATGTTCTGGCTGGTGGACGTAAAAGGTTATCAGAAAAGTGTATTTTTCTTCGCCGTCGTGGGGATGAACTCCATTTTCATCTATATTTTCGCCAATATCGGTGCCCATTGGGTCGATCATCTGGTCCACATTTTTAATGATGGGGTATTGGGCGGAATTGGTTTTTCCCCGCTGTTCTATAATATTACCAATGCCCTGCTTGTCTGGGGTATATTCTGGTACCTGACCTATTTCCTCCACAAACATAAAATCTACTTCAGGATATGA
- a CDS encoding creatininase family protein — translation MYWDQLTSPEIDALERSIPVILPVAATEQHGAHLPLATDRMIGEYFCKMVNEEIGDKMLILPTVSVGCSEHHMEFAGSLTVSHESFMHQVEDILQSVVVHGFKNIIILNSHGGNQGIGTVITEKFGFRNPGIKLTFATWWRIAGEALFPLNETGPGGVGHACEFETSLMLLIAPGLVKTHLIKQGANQATFPWAEGDMLRGPKAGFYRTMRDMTPNGVYGDPRKASTEKGWEISRVVTEAMIQLITDLRTIK, via the coding sequence ATGTACTGGGACCAACTTACTTCTCCTGAAATTGACGCACTGGAACGAAGCATTCCCGTCATTCTGCCTGTAGCAGCCACCGAACAACACGGGGCTCATCTGCCTTTGGCAACAGACCGCATGATCGGAGAATATTTCTGTAAAATGGTCAATGAAGAAATCGGAGATAAAATGCTGATTTTGCCAACGGTATCGGTAGGCTGTAGCGAACATCATATGGAATTTGCCGGCTCATTGACGGTTTCTCATGAAAGCTTTATGCATCAGGTTGAGGATATTCTCCAGTCCGTAGTCGTACACGGATTCAAAAATATTATTATCCTCAACAGCCATGGCGGAAACCAGGGTATAGGTACAGTGATTACAGAAAAATTCGGGTTCCGAAATCCCGGTATCAAACTGACATTTGCCACCTGGTGGCGAATTGCCGGAGAGGCACTTTTTCCACTCAACGAAACGGGCCCCGGCGGTGTTGGTCATGCCTGCGAATTTGAGACCTCCCTCATGCTACTGATTGCCCCAGGTTTGGTAAAAACCCATCTGATAAAACAAGGCGCAAATCAGGCGACCTTTCCGTGGGCCGAAGGCGATATGCTTCGGGGCCCCAAAGCAGGATTTTACCGTACGATGCGGGACATGACACCCAACGGCGTTTATGGCGACCCACGAAAAGCCAGCACAGAAAAAGGCTGGGAAATCAGTCGGGTGGTTACAGAAGCCATGATTCAGCTCATCACCGACTTAAGAACCATAAAATGA
- a CDS encoding alpha-L-fucosidase codes for MNRPYILILLLALLSAFPGYTQTYSPNWESLDSRPIPDWFQDAKLGIFIHWGPYSVPAWSPKGTYSEWYQYWMQNRTLFGNGKFTGTEVYDYHTQKYGPHFSYFNFGDMFTTQSFDADEWAELLSQSGAKYVVITTKHHDGFTLWPNKNASESRGYPWNSLDSGPKRDLIGELSEAMHKTSVKLGFYYSLYEWFHPWYLTDKEKYVNEYMHPQFKDLIERYQPDIAWGDGDWELEAEEWKTPELIAWLYNESSVKDKIVINDRWGKSTRNRHGGYYTAEYESGLNADHPWEACRGMGFSFGYNQNEDVQDYNSPQTLILLLTDAVSRGGNLLLDIGPDGNGKIPVIMQERLLQMGKWLKVNGEAIYGTRAWKRPVQWSAGEQDYKPDQHYLGGDFILKQTIDPEPGYAVKELFFTQKDDVLYAISPRWTGKEMIIKDYHPKPNATVTLLATGQKLNWKNRGKDMVIMLPEFDPNRLKPEMQYAYAFKIQ; via the coding sequence ATGAATCGCCCATATATACTAATCCTGCTGCTGGCATTATTATCCGCATTCCCGGGTTATACACAAACCTACAGTCCAAATTGGGAATCGCTCGACAGCCGGCCCATCCCTGACTGGTTTCAGGATGCCAAGCTGGGGATTTTTATCCATTGGGGGCCGTATTCGGTTCCGGCATGGAGTCCCAAAGGGACCTACTCAGAGTGGTATCAATACTGGATGCAAAACCGTACCCTGTTTGGAAACGGTAAGTTTACGGGAACGGAGGTTTACGATTACCATACCCAAAAATACGGGCCACACTTCAGTTACTTCAACTTTGGCGACATGTTTACGACCCAATCATTTGATGCCGATGAATGGGCCGAACTCCTTTCCCAATCAGGAGCAAAATACGTTGTCATTACCACCAAACACCACGATGGGTTTACGCTATGGCCCAACAAAAACGCCAGTGAAAGCCGGGGGTATCCTTGGAACAGCCTCGACTCAGGCCCCAAACGCGACCTGATCGGCGAGCTGAGCGAAGCGATGCACAAAACCAGCGTAAAGCTTGGTTTTTACTACTCCCTGTACGAATGGTTTCACCCCTGGTATCTGACAGACAAAGAGAAATATGTCAACGAATATATGCACCCCCAGTTTAAAGATTTGATTGAGCGCTATCAGCCCGACATTGCCTGGGGAGACGGCGACTGGGAACTGGAAGCAGAAGAATGGAAAACACCCGAACTCATCGCCTGGCTTTACAACGAATCTTCGGTCAAAGATAAAATTGTCATTAATGACCGCTGGGGAAAAAGTACAAGAAACCGTCACGGCGGATATTACACCGCAGAGTATGAGTCAGGATTGAATGCCGATCACCCCTGGGAAGCTTGCAGAGGCATGGGATTCTCTTTCGGCTACAACCAAAATGAAGATGTACAGGACTACAATTCTCCTCAAACATTGATCCTTCTGCTTACAGATGCGGTCAGCCGGGGCGGCAACCTGCTACTCGACATCGGGCCAGATGGTAACGGAAAAATACCAGTTATCATGCAGGAAAGATTATTGCAAATGGGTAAATGGCTGAAAGTCAATGGAGAAGCCATCTACGGAACCCGCGCATGGAAAAGACCGGTACAATGGTCGGCGGGTGAACAGGATTACAAACCCGACCAACATTACCTCGGGGGCGACTTTATACTCAAACAGACCATCGACCCCGAACCTGGATATGCAGTGAAAGAATTGTTTTTCACCCAAAAAGACGATGTTTTGTATGCAATATCTCCACGTTGGACAGGCAAAGAAATGATCATCAAAGATTATCATCCCAAACCCAACGCGACAGTCACCCTGCTGGCAACCGGTCAGAAACTCAATTGGAAAAACCGGGGGAAAGACATGGTGATAATGCTTCCCGAATTTGACCCAAACCGACTCAAACCGGAAATGCAGTACGCTTATGCTTTTAAAATACAATAG
- a CDS encoding SDR family oxidoreductase, giving the protein MNLQGKNILVTGGGGFGVGSGVCQAVLNLGGKLFINEISAEKARDAAQKYPGAIPVVADVSDMDQVENMFHEINQKHGMIDGLVNNAGIGLSKNAHEVSVEEFTHLYDVDIKGVWQMSKVFVNQLLPTGKPGAIVNISSVHAKATSLRYAIYCSAKNAVEGLTKGMAVELGKQNIRVNAVGPGLVDAEQNYDLIRTWNPDPEKWIHNHTHDQQVLRHLIQAIDVGNTVAFLLSDMSRSITGQILMVDNGMTLTLYNNSFVE; this is encoded by the coding sequence ATGAATTTACAGGGCAAAAATATACTCGTTACCGGCGGCGGGGGATTTGGGGTGGGATCAGGCGTGTGTCAGGCCGTTTTGAATCTGGGTGGAAAATTGTTTATCAACGAAATATCCGCCGAAAAAGCCCGGGATGCCGCACAAAAATACCCAGGCGCAATTCCTGTCGTAGCCGACGTCTCCGACATGGACCAGGTTGAAAATATGTTTCACGAGATCAATCAAAAACACGGCATGATCGATGGATTGGTCAACAATGCGGGTATTGGTCTAAGCAAAAATGCACATGAAGTTTCAGTAGAAGAGTTTACCCATTTGTATGACGTCGATATTAAAGGTGTCTGGCAAATGTCCAAAGTATTTGTCAATCAGTTACTTCCCACTGGAAAACCTGGCGCCATTGTCAATATAAGCTCTGTCCACGCCAAAGCCACATCGCTTCGTTATGCGATCTATTGCAGTGCAAAAAATGCGGTAGAAGGCCTGACCAAAGGTATGGCCGTCGAATTGGGTAAACAAAATATCCGGGTAAATGCCGTAGGCCCCGGACTTGTCGATGCCGAGCAAAATTACGACCTGATCCGTACCTGGAACCCCGATCCCGAAAAATGGATCCACAATCATACACATGACCAACAAGTGCTCCGGCACCTGATCCAGGCGATAGATGTGGGCAATACCGTGGCTTTTTTACTTTCAGATATGAGTCGATCCATCACCGGACAAATTCTCATGGTGGACAATGGGATGACGCTTACCTTATATAATAATTCATTTGTCGAATAA
- a CDS encoding RidA family protein, with product MGQSPAADRPARAVPAGASQHKTAGPYSPVLVINPHQIVVISGQAAIDPEGNIIGDTIEEQAAYTIENCLKQLETAGCSARDVFKVNVYLTDLANWPRFNEVYKTYFPDPKPVRTAVQSGLLYTLLVEIELWAVKK from the coding sequence ATGGGGCAAAGTCCGGCAGCAGACCGCCCGGCGAGGGCGGTTCCGGCAGGCGCTTCGCAGCACAAAACAGCCGGACCTTATTCGCCGGTTTTGGTGATCAATCCACATCAGATCGTAGTCATCTCCGGGCAGGCAGCCATTGATCCGGAGGGCAATATCATTGGAGATACTATTGAGGAGCAGGCTGCCTATACCATTGAAAACTGTTTAAAACAGTTGGAGACTGCCGGATGCAGCGCACGAGATGTTTTTAAGGTAAATGTTTACCTTACTGACCTGGCCAACTGGCCGCGGTTTAATGAAGTGTATAAAACCTATTTTCCTGATCCAAAACCCGTCAGGACTGCGGTACAGTCAGGATTACTTTATACGCTGTTGGTTGAAATTGAACTTTGGGCTGTAAAAAAATAA
- a CDS encoding VCBS repeat-containing protein, whose amino-acid sequence MYYRFYLLLSFPILFIACDKTPEKPFSLLSSNESGISFRNILQESDQFNVLNYGYFYNGGGVAVGDINNDGLSDIYFTGNLVSSHLYLNKGNLYFEEIADEAGVKAEGLWNTGVSMADVNADGWLDIYVSRSAAANPQSRKNLLFINNHDLTFTEQGELYGVADPGYSTQGVFFDYDRDGDLDLFVLNHSVQEYAGFSQLLPQLKNRENAFYGDKLYRNDQIPPPGEPQGKFKNITDDSGILTNVLGFGLGVGVADFNRDGWPDIYVSNDYNEPDYLYINQQNGAFKESLAEYLDHVSLFSMGSDIGDINNDGLPDILSLDMLPDDPYRQKMSTGADNYEKNQRLVSSGFQKQFMRNMLQINNGNGTFTEAGQLAGISNTDWSWAALFADYDNDGFQDLFVTNGYKRDYTNMDFMAFAADEKIKSEKENNSIAVKDLLSKMPPIDVHNYIFKNNGDLTFTEKTNEWGFEKIFLSNGAAYGDLDNDGDLDLVVNNVNETASVYRNNLTRSDSSHFLRIKLHGEENNRFSTGAEVCVVIKEANKRISQTLIPVRGFQSSVEPILFFGLGKISEIQKIEIRWPNGESQTIDSPPIDTLLEIKQQNAVFAGKEEEIPPLFSTISSPLPFEYQHHENPFVDFKTQPLIPHFLSTQGPKIAKGDVNGDGKTDLFIGGAKGFSGEILLQQADQSWKPFPQPALEADAASEDMEALFFDADNDGDMDLYVTSGGYEFAPDDPALQDRLYINNGKGNFNLSVNALPAMLTSTACISAADIDGDGDLDLFAGGRLIPGNYPLPARSYVLENDGKGNFSDITQTLCPALLQPGMVTDALWSDINGDTRPDLVVVGEWMPVRMFIRKETTLEEITGTNGLENSQGWWNVLSAADMDNDGDIDFVAGNYGLNSQIKVSQSEPATIYTKDFDDNGTIDPILCYFLEGKSYPMAWKDDLIGQLPKLKGKFIKYSDYASATISDIFSPEELEGAEVLNARTFATSYIENLGNNQFRLTPLPIQAQVSPVYAITLEDVNADQYPDIILAGNLSGTRVKLGAYDGNHGVILAGNGNGTFSTINPMHAGLKIKGDVRDMVFVGDQKGKMLIVVRNNQEPEFYRLNQYLP is encoded by the coding sequence ATGTATTACCGATTTTATCTTCTACTATCTTTCCCAATATTATTCATTGCCTGTGACAAAACACCGGAAAAACCCTTTTCCCTCCTTTCCTCCAATGAGTCCGGTATTAGCTTTCGCAATATCCTGCAGGAAAGCGATCAGTTTAATGTCCTCAATTATGGATATTTCTACAATGGAGGCGGTGTAGCCGTAGGTGATATCAACAATGACGGACTTTCAGACATTTACTTCACCGGCAATCTGGTTTCCAGTCATCTTTACCTCAACAAAGGAAACCTTTACTTTGAGGAGATTGCTGATGAAGCAGGAGTCAAAGCAGAAGGTCTGTGGAATACAGGCGTCTCCATGGCTGATGTAAATGCCGATGGCTGGCTCGATATTTACGTCTCCCGCTCCGCAGCTGCTAATCCTCAGTCTCGCAAAAACCTCCTTTTTATCAACAACCACGACCTCACGTTTACCGAACAAGGCGAACTTTACGGCGTTGCCGATCCCGGATATTCTACTCAGGGTGTATTTTTTGACTACGACCGCGATGGAGATCTTGACCTCTTTGTACTTAATCATTCTGTCCAGGAATACGCAGGCTTTTCCCAATTACTGCCGCAGTTGAAAAACAGGGAAAATGCCTTCTATGGCGATAAACTATACAGAAACGACCAAATCCCTCCTCCCGGCGAACCGCAGGGGAAGTTTAAAAATATCACCGATGATTCCGGCATTCTAACCAATGTGCTGGGATTTGGCCTGGGTGTGGGCGTAGCTGACTTCAACCGCGATGGCTGGCCCGATATTTATGTCTCCAATGACTATAATGAACCTGATTATCTGTATATCAATCAGCAAAATGGGGCATTCAAAGAAAGTCTCGCCGAATACCTCGACCATGTCTCCCTTTTCTCCATGGGCTCTGATATCGGCGATATCAACAACGACGGGCTACCCGATATCCTTTCTCTGGACATGTTGCCCGATGACCCCTACCGGCAAAAAATGAGTACCGGAGCAGATAATTATGAAAAAAATCAAAGACTGGTTTCCTCCGGGTTTCAGAAGCAGTTTATGCGCAATATGCTTCAGATCAATAATGGCAATGGCACATTTACGGAAGCGGGACAACTGGCCGGAATTTCCAACACAGACTGGAGCTGGGCTGCCCTGTTTGCCGATTATGACAACGATGGCTTCCAGGATTTATTTGTGACCAATGGCTATAAAAGAGACTATACCAATATGGACTTTATGGCCTTTGCCGCAGATGAAAAAATCAAATCTGAAAAGGAAAACAATTCCATCGCTGTTAAAGACCTGCTCTCCAAAATGCCGCCTATCGACGTTCACAACTACATATTTAAAAATAACGGCGACCTGACTTTTACAGAGAAAACCAACGAATGGGGGTTTGAAAAAATATTCCTCTCCAATGGGGCCGCTTACGGTGATCTCGACAACGATGGCGACCTGGACCTCGTGGTTAATAATGTCAATGAAACTGCTTCTGTTTACAGAAATAATCTCACCCGATCTGATAGCAGCCATTTTCTCCGGATCAAACTTCATGGAGAAGAAAACAACCGGTTTTCTACGGGCGCTGAAGTTTGTGTCGTGATAAAAGAAGCAAATAAGCGCATCAGCCAGACCCTTATCCCTGTGCGGGGATTCCAGTCGTCGGTTGAACCCATACTGTTTTTTGGTCTGGGGAAAATCTCAGAAATTCAAAAAATAGAAATTCGATGGCCCAACGGAGAATCCCAGACGATCGATTCACCGCCAATAGATACCTTGCTGGAAATCAAGCAGCAAAATGCCGTGTTTGCCGGGAAAGAAGAGGAGATCCCGCCCTTATTCTCTACCATTTCATCGCCGCTTCCATTTGAATATCAACATCATGAAAATCCATTTGTTGATTTCAAAACCCAGCCGCTGATTCCTCATTTCCTCTCAACGCAGGGCCCCAAAATAGCCAAGGGAGATGTAAACGGAGATGGAAAAACAGATCTGTTTATCGGTGGCGCTAAAGGTTTTTCCGGGGAAATATTGCTGCAACAGGCCGATCAAAGCTGGAAACCATTCCCCCAACCTGCCCTTGAAGCTGATGCAGCCTCAGAAGATATGGAAGCACTATTTTTTGATGCAGATAATGATGGTGATATGGACCTGTATGTAACCAGCGGTGGTTATGAATTTGCGCCTGATGATCCGGCACTCCAGGATCGTCTGTACATCAACAATGGAAAAGGAAACTTTAACCTGTCCGTAAATGCATTACCCGCCATGCTTACTTCTACCGCATGTATCAGTGCAGCAGATATTGATGGCGATGGTGATCTGGATCTGTTTGCAGGGGGAAGACTTATTCCCGGAAATTACCCTTTGCCTGCCAGAAGTTATGTGCTGGAAAATGATGGGAAAGGGAATTTCTCAGATATCACTCAAACCCTTTGCCCTGCACTGCTTCAGCCGGGAATGGTGACAGATGCTCTTTGGAGCGATATCAATGGGGATACCCGCCCTGATCTTGTTGTTGTTGGGGAATGGATGCCTGTGCGGATGTTTATCAGAAAAGAAACGACGCTCGAGGAAATTACCGGCACAAACGGCCTGGAAAACTCACAGGGGTGGTGGAATGTTCTCTCAGCAGCAGATATGGACAATGACGGCGATATCGACTTCGTAGCAGGCAACTACGGGCTTAACTCACAGATCAAAGTAAGCCAATCAGAACCGGCAACCATTTACACCAAAGACTTTGACGACAATGGTACCATCGACCCGATATTGTGCTATTTCCTTGAAGGGAAAAGTTATCCCATGGCATGGAAAGACGATCTGATCGGACAACTGCCTAAGCTAAAAGGAAAATTTATTAAGTACAGCGACTATGCTTCAGCGACAATTTCTGATATTTTTTCTCCTGAAGAGCTGGAAGGCGCGGAGGTATTAAATGCCCGTACATTTGCTACTTCCTATATCGAAAATCTGGGAAACAATCAGTTCCGCCTCACTCCATTACCCATTCAGGCTCAGGTTTCTCCGGTTTATGCCATCACCCTCGAAGATGTAAATGCAGATCAGTATCCGGATATTATCCTGGCGGGCAACCTCAGCGGAACCCGTGTAAAGCTGGGTGCTTATGACGGCAATCACGGCGTAATCCTGGCGGGTAATGGCAATGGGACATTTTCCACAATAAATCCTATGCACGCCGGCCTTAAAATAAAAGGCGACGTCAGGGACATGGTTTTTGTGGGAGACCAAAAGGGGAAAATGCTGATCGTCGTTCGCAATAATCAAGAGCCAGAATTCTATCGTCTTAATCAATATCTTCCTTAA
- a CDS encoding mandelate racemase/muconate lactonizing enzyme family protein translates to MKIKQITCYEVIVPAFPERIASKSIHKPLHKLPIGAKAGWSVQFDEISKIILRMEIDNGVIGWGELYRSHDWNVVADIAGILIGKDLRTLHLQKLPFTFCREYDGFECAIWDAFAKSHNMRVVDLLGGPVQEKVRVGAWSSHRLTEEIADLAHEFAAMGYDCLKFKCDLEDDVVSWCRIISETAPGMQVILDPNERWEFTYETRKRMDGLAEVGNMLCLEDPIPRWQLHDYASLRNYSSVPMCLHVSLPYILHGQRVKDAIQAIRLDAVDGFNFNGGLAKFQQLDHIADAAGLPCWHGSEIDLGILEAMYVHSSAAAASCIWPGDIFGRLIRTHDLLEKPIRLEPPYVYLPEGPGLGVVPDMAAIQEFTQLKRIFE, encoded by the coding sequence ATGAAAATTAAACAAATCACCTGTTACGAAGTCATCGTACCCGCCTTTCCGGAGCGGATTGCAAGCAAAAGCATTCATAAACCCCTGCACAAACTGCCGATTGGCGCGAAGGCCGGATGGTCTGTACAATTTGACGAGATCTCAAAAATCATTCTCCGGATGGAGATTGACAATGGTGTCATCGGATGGGGAGAATTGTACAGAAGTCATGACTGGAATGTAGTAGCAGATATTGCGGGCATACTCATTGGCAAAGACTTGCGCACACTCCATTTACAAAAACTTCCTTTTACTTTCTGCCGAGAATACGACGGGTTTGAATGCGCTATATGGGATGCTTTTGCAAAATCCCACAATATGCGGGTAGTTGATTTGCTCGGCGGCCCTGTTCAGGAAAAAGTGCGGGTTGGCGCCTGGTCAAGCCATCGATTGACGGAAGAAATTGCAGACCTCGCCCATGAGTTTGCAGCCATGGGATATGATTGCCTCAAATTCAAATGCGATCTTGAGGATGATGTTGTGAGTTGGTGCCGTATTATCTCCGAAACTGCTCCCGGTATGCAGGTGATTCTTGACCCCAACGAGCGATGGGAATTTACTTATGAGACCCGGAAAAGAATGGACGGACTGGCAGAAGTGGGAAATATGCTTTGCCTCGAAGATCCTATTCCCCGCTGGCAGCTTCACGACTACGCCTCACTTCGGAATTATAGTTCTGTGCCGATGTGTCTGCATGTATCACTTCCTTATATACTTCACGGTCAGCGAGTGAAAGATGCCATCCAGGCGATCCGGCTGGATGCCGTCGATGGATTTAATTTCAATGGCGGGCTGGCGAAGTTTCAGCAACTCGACCACATCGCAGATGCGGCGGGCCTGCCGTGCTGGCACGGATCGGAAATTGATCTGGGCATTCTGGAGGCGATGTATGTACATTCATCCGCCGCTGCGGCTTCCTGCATCTGGCCCGGAGACATATTTGGCCGGTTGATCCGCACCCACGATTTACTGGAAAAACCCATTCGGCTGGAGCCGCCATATGTCTATTTGCCCGAAGGGCCCGGACTGGGCGTAGTACCCGATATGGCTGCCATTCAGGAATTTACCCAACTAAAACGAATATTTGAATAA